GGTCGCATAGCAGATGGTGCGCGCGGCTGCGGTCTGCGCCCGCATCCGCATCAACATGCGCTTGACGTCGGGGTGTACGAAGATCGCATCCGAGCCGTCGCCCTTCTTGCCGACGGCGCGGCCCTGCTTGCGCTCCTGCGCAAAGGACAACGCCTGCTGAAAGGCACGATCGGCAACACCGACGCCTTCCAGGCCGACGCCGAGCCTTGCCTGGTTCATCATCGTGAACATGCAGCGCATGCCCTGGTTCTCTTCGCCGATCAGGAAGCCGATGGCGCCGCCATGATCGCCCATGGTCATGGTGCAGGTGGGGGAGGCATGCATGCCGAGCTTGTGCTCGACGCCGGAGGCGAAGATGTCGTTGCGCTGTCCGAGCGAGCCGTCTGCATTGATCATGAACTTCGGCACGAGGAACAGCGAGATCCCCTTGGTGCCGGCGGGCGCGTCGGGCAGGCGCGCCAGCACGAAATGCACGATGTTGTCGGTCATGTCGTGCTCGCCATAGGTGATGAAGATCTTCGTCCCCTTGATGCGATAGGTGCCGTCGGCTTGCTTCTCGGCACGGGTACGCAGCGCGCCGACGTCGGAGCCGGCCTGCGGCTCGGTGAGCTGCATTGTGCCGGTCCATTCGCCGGAGACGAGCTTTTCGAGATAGATCTTTTTCAGCTCGTCGCTGCCATGCGCGTCCAGAGCCTCGATCGCCGAGGCCGTCAGCAACGGGCAGAGGCCGAAGGCGACGTTGGCGGCGCTCCAGATCTCGGTGCAGGCGGCGTTGATCGCGATCGGCAGGCCTTGGCCGCCGAAATCCTCGGGACCGGACACCGCGTTCCAGCCGCCCTCGGTCCAGCGCTTGTAGGCGTCGGGCCATCCCGGCGCGGTCGTCACCTTGCCGCCCTCGAGCTTGATGCCGTGCTCGTCGCCGACTTTGTTGAGCGGGGCCAGCACGTCGGTTGCGAACTTGCCGGCTTCCTCCAGCACGGCCGCGGCGATGTCGGCG
The sequence above is drawn from the Bradyrhizobium amphicarpaeae genome and encodes:
- a CDS encoding acyl-CoA dehydrogenase; translated protein: MTYRAPISDMLLSLNHGAGLKAAVEAGHYGDFDADIAAAVLEEAGKFATDVLAPLNKVGDEHGIKLEGGKVTTAPGWPDAYKRWTEGGWNAVSGPEDFGGQGLPIAINAACTEIWSAANVAFGLCPLLTASAIEALDAHGSDELKKIYLEKLVSGEWTGTMQLTEPQAGSDVGALRTRAEKQADGTYRIKGTKIFITYGEHDMTDNIVHFVLARLPDAPAGTKGISLFLVPKFMINADGSLGQRNDIFASGVEHKLGMHASPTCTMTMGDHGGAIGFLIGEENQGMRCMFTMMNQARLGVGLEGVGVADRAFQQALSFAQERKQGRAVGKKGDGSDAIFVHPDVKRMLMRMRAQTAAARTICYATAVALDVSTRARDPKVRADAAARAALLTPMAKGYSTDIGNEVAYLGVQVHGGMGFIEETGAAQHYRDARITAIYEGTNGIQAIDLVTRKLAANGGASVWALLDELAATVKNVEASNDPAFGTTGVKLREALEALTRTSKWLLERVTSAPNEALAGATPYLQQFGSTLGGCLLASEALAAKADGNTDAARYVSLARFFAENISVQAGALERTVTESAESVATADAVLLG